The Ensifer canadensis genomic sequence GTCTTCGGCATCACCATGACCGAGGGCGCGGTTGCGGACTGGTCGGCAGTCTACCTGCGAGACGTGTTCGGGCTCGCCAGCGCCAGCGCCGGTTTTGGCTATTCGATCTTCGCCTTCATGGTCGCTGCGGGACGGTTCGGCGGTGACCGGCTCAAGGCCACCTACGGGCCTGTCGCTGTGGCTCGCACATGCGGGCTCGCCAGTGTTGCGGGGCTGCTCTTGGTGGCGATAAGCCCGGCTGCCTGGTTGGCGCTGATCGGCTTTGCCGCCATGGGCTTCGGTGTATCGGTCGGTTTTCCGCTTGCTGTCACAGCGGCAGCCGACCAAAAAGACCGGCCGGCACCCGCAAGCGTGGCGATACTGTCTTTCGTGGCACTCCTCGGCTTTCTGATTGGACCGCCAATGATCGGACTTGTTGCCGAGCACAGCGACATGCGTTTCGGTTTGGGGATGCTTGTTCCCTTCCTGGCTGTGAGCTTGCTGCTGACCGGCATGCTGAAGCCGGGCACCAAAGCGGCTCCCGTGCTGGTATCGACCTGAAAGCTGATGACCGAAGTCGGCCCCGGTCCACACTTCGCCTGCCGGTTTCCGCATCAGTTGTCTGAAGGTCAAAGGCAACGCATGGCTATTGCGCGAGCGATGCCGTGTTCTATGTGGCCATGATCAGGCCCCTGCCCCCTTGATCTTCAGCATCACTTGCAGGCAGTCTCCCCGCGTTTCCTAGACTTCTTCGCGCGCCACAGACAGTCGCGCCAGCCAGCCCCCTCAGAAAAGGTTCTTTCATGCCCAGCTACCCGGATATCCTTCTTCACATCGACGGCAAATGGCGGCCGGCGCGATCAGGCAAGAGCATTCCGGTTGTCGACCCTGCAACCGAAGAGGCGATCGGAACTGTCGCCTGGGCCGAGGTTGCCGATCTCGACGAGGCACTTGTAGCGGCCCAGAAAGGCTTTGAGATCTGGCGCCGGACGTCCTCCTTCGACCGGGGAAAAATCATGCGCGCCGCCGCAGCGCTGTTGAGGCAGCGCGCCGACGACATCGCCTGGCTGATGACCCGCGAACAGGGCAAGCCGCTTGGCCAGTCGAAGGGCGAGATCCTGAGTGCTGCCGACATCATCGACTGGTTCGCTGAGGAGGGCCGGCGGGCCTATGGGCAGATCATTCCGCCGCGTGCGCCCAATGTGACCCAGATGACGGTGAAGGTCCCGGTCGGCCCGGTGGCGGCTTTTACACCCTGGAACTTCCCGATCAACCAGGTGGTACGCAAACTTTCGGCGGCTCTTACGACCGGATGCTCGATCATCGTCAAGGCGCCAGAGGAAACACCGGCTTCGCCGGCCGAGCTGATCCGGTGTTTTGTGGATGCAGGGGTGCCGGATGGTGTCGTCAACCTCATCTACGGCGTGCCCGCACAGATCTCGCAGTATCTGATTTCACATCCGGTGATCCGCAAGATGTCCTTCACAGGCTCGACTCCGGTTGGCAAGTCGCTGGCTTCGCTTGCCGGCCTGCACATGAAGCGGGCAACGATGGAGCTTGGCGGGCATGCCCCGGTGATCGTCACCGAGGATGCCGACGTCGACGAGGCGGTCGCCGTAATGGCTGGCAGCAAATACCGCAATGCCGGTCAGGTCTGCGTGTCGCCGACGCGTTTCCTCGTGCAGGAACGGGTGGCCGATCGGTTCATCGACGGCTTCACCGCCGCCTCGCAGGCAATCAAGGTCGGCAATGGCCTCGATGCGGCAACGGACATGGGGCCGCTTGCCAACGAGCGCCGCATTCCCGCAATCGAGAGGCTGATCGTCGATGCCGTCGAACAGGGTGGGCGCCTGACGACCGGCGGCCACCGCATCGGCAATCGCGGTTATTTCTTCGAACCGACGGTGCTTGCAGACGTGCCGCGCTCGGCCGCCATCATGAACGACGAACCCTTCGGCCCTGTTGCGATCATCAACCGATACTCGGATCTGGACGAAGCTATCGATGAAGCCAACCGCCTG encodes the following:
- a CDS encoding NAD-dependent succinate-semialdehyde dehydrogenase, with product MPSYPDILLHIDGKWRPARSGKSIPVVDPATEEAIGTVAWAEVADLDEALVAAQKGFEIWRRTSSFDRGKIMRAAAALLRQRADDIAWLMTREQGKPLGQSKGEILSAADIIDWFAEEGRRAYGQIIPPRAPNVTQMTVKVPVGPVAAFTPWNFPINQVVRKLSAALTTGCSIIVKAPEETPASPAELIRCFVDAGVPDGVVNLIYGVPAQISQYLISHPVIRKMSFTGSTPVGKSLASLAGLHMKRATMELGGHAPVIVTEDADVDEAVAVMAGSKYRNAGQVCVSPTRFLVQERVADRFIDGFTAASQAIKVGNGLDAATDMGPLANERRIPAIERLIVDAVEQGGRLTTGGHRIGNRGYFFEPTVLADVPRSAAIMNDEPFGPVAIINRYSDLDEAIDEANRLPFGLAAYAFTGSQKQSDRIAAEIESGMISINHLGLALPEVPFGGIKDSGYGTEGGSEAIDAYLETRFVTRKSA